The following are from one region of the Lytechinus pictus isolate F3 Inbred chromosome 4, Lp3.0, whole genome shotgun sequence genome:
- the LOC129259123 gene encoding adenylate kinase 9-like isoform X23 yields the protein MEILKTMAENEEETNLPQFGAPTPSVTIDMLETRPNTHILLDSVTPAAGEGVHRGGSRLDPAGGAVSRALSVVSGSNAQESHISDMIKRMEEDPFDEDQTELRFLHSKPTCFIILGKPGVGKTTLAKRLAQAWRCQMVNVTELMLQHINLQTEMGVRLQEILHKGGAVPEELAVKLIEDKINSPEVAHHGYVLDDFPCVNEEYMNASDQLEFIKNWKLKPDFIINLRIPDEDLEMRRIGQRVDSLNNTLYAQDVWNPEKPEPQQKKGGGEDEEEEDEEEEEEEEPEMNLDPEMGEEEKIELTMEIIERLVQRPEDLKPHAAESIDAYKDKLLKMFEDYMADHDQQYLIEMDGNKTAPFLFRELMNKLNTYILRRAAVPIRLQNAEEEDIPDDIETEELMRTLGGTNLVAPRYRWRRSKWARACPVELQKGNVVQGKPEFAVGFLDKIYVMSGPDAMETFLKNPRPYLVSPQPRPPCKLCVVGPPLSGKTSLCHLLSHKFNARVLDVNELIKSRMESHKGKQIELAKQEAIESAVATIKAKLREKEETGSEGDGPDDHDDAPEEEEKEAKTSDTEESRAEGEGEEEGAGEGVGEEEDGEKSRIKAAEETEGEAEASEEKEEEGETTAQDSVTGVTEGDGTETIAASQHPTEDLSTITGVAPTVSQISEDVDENHPEVIQMVEAAVKEAEKLSYPIGADQYADCVEEAVVEIHRELRKKDPNGPGAGGWIIDNFPQSRDHWTVLLDRGLAPDEVICLKDSSENGLYLMKRWYRLNRDEVDTKARERKEAEEREKQRVLDDASNTSRDTTGSTGLNRIQEELEKEEAAKAAAAAVEEGGDEDVAAKTQEEKPEGEKEEGDQEGEAEGEKDGEKDGEAAGEGGAGGGEEGEAKTEEEEEEEDKPPPVPVPEEDPLPPDGPETSKFKDQRNEFEREWPSIQALLTGTINLDPIQIEIENKKTEDIIKESHTMVELPYTYRPWEYNSIDMDEEDEDAAAEADEEGDEMEEEEDEEVTKNKKKQFGDTKHFCPVALKEKFVLWPSNPEIAAKYREKVYYCSNPEARDKFIAEPTTFVAKGRPFQPPPVRLLMLGPKGAGKSLHARAMADKLGLFHISFKDRLQELIIKKTKKKIGPEFEEEEEEPEEEEPEEEEPVEGLKDGIPVVSEPNDAAAAEQTEEDNEEGGEEEQEVELNEFEENIKGNLMGDESLSIDSLEKIIPDWWNLEPYKSTGFILEGFPRTSEEAQFMAENGFFPDAAILLNVEDSDITSRMLPPKLEKWRKRRDRRVARREKRKAKKKKEREEAIKKRRQELISEADDRKAKRQAELRAQRAADRDSDDSEPSDEEGFDDEEEEDIEAMLAEEFEEEEEEEEEEEELEEDAVERLKNEIGEVYDDDTSRIAGLQETLDEIMIPRMELNGGRKPHIVRFTLEQSLRPVQEFRESLFEKVYPIREMVARKMLQIGYKHQSRFGRWCPVKLLEGDCIQPMQGHTYPTFPAVYRQHIYFMSTPQAREEFVMHPLKYLKQPSPKPVVPVRMAIIGPPKSGKTSLANRFASDYGMMRLSIGEAVRFILTQQPKTQLAKLINAQIKKGIPLPDELAIRALEVNLLDTRSSTRGYVLDGYPVSKHQVDLMTEHGIIPVVILELSVDSRELMVRGMKDRHSSERLLPLHDSAQILALKIAAWQKEITSVREYYKETHKNWVSVTGEKSKWWVWNRAADHSKDSVRRIQDYLQRISEGKAASIADMCITPKEFFSRLGDFGQYCPVSLAKDGELVDCAGQINLDNAAEFRGRYYKMENPEKVKEFLARPELYVPPQAPRALPPPELLPKRRTAIDAKKMFPMQIELQGYCPVTYLDGKLRYEAILPGNPDLIVEYRENMYCFDSEEKLQKFMRYPERYYNLKLPHKLPPRKDPLLVTSLPMLGYMEQTISTAITKALTATGCFKPKFPFVSPSRSALLYLAFHLKAYNPKSSDYVRKKYRKKLDQFEEHCELIRYLGNQMGPRSRSPKELPIDFDHKMLLFLNLKGREPTPSTLVAM from the exons ATGGAGATCTTGAAAACTATGGCGGAGAACGAG GAAGAAACAAATTTACCCCAGTTTGGGGCCCCAACCCCAAGTGTAACAATAGACATGTTAGAGACCCGTCCAAACACCCATATTCTGCTGGATTCAGTGACACCAGCAGCTGGAGAGGGGGTGCACAGAGGAGGTAGTAGGCTAGACCCTGCAGGCGGTGCTGTGAGCAGGGCATTGAGTGTCGTTAGTGGAAGCAATGCACAGGAAAGTCACATCTCGGATATGATCAAACGTATGGAGGAAGATCCCTTTGATGAAGACCAG ACTGAGCTTCGTTTCCTCCACTCTAAGCCCACATGTTTCATCATCCTGGGTAAACCTGGTGTTGGTAAGACCACCTTAGCCAAGAGGTTAGCCCAGGCATGGAGATGTCAGATGGTGAATGTAACGGAGTTGATGCTCCAGCATATTAACCTCCAGACGGAGATGGGTGTAAGACTCCAGGAGATCCTTCATAAAGGTGGAGCAGTCCCAGAGGAGCTTGCCGTCAAGCTGATAGAGGATAAGATTAACTCGCCAGAGGTGGCACATCATG GTTATGTTTTGGATGATTTCCCCTGTGTAAATGAAGAGTACATGAATGCTTCAGATCAATTAGAATTTATCAAGAATTGGAAACTTAAACCAGATTTCATCATCAACTTGAGG ATACCTGATGAAGACCTTGAGATGAGGCGGATTGGACAACGAGTAGATTCACTAAACAACACACTGTATGCACAGGATGTATGGAACCCTGAGAAACCAGAACCACAGCAGaagaaaggaggaggagaagatgaagaggaggaagatgaagaagaggaggaggaagaagaaccAGAAATGAATCTAGACCCTGAAATG ggagaggaagagaagaTTGAATTGACGATGGAGATTATTGAGAGATTGGTTCAGAGACCTGAAGATCTTAAGCCCCATGCCGCTGAGAGTATCGATGCTTACAAAGATAAACTACTCAAGATGTTTGAG GATTATATGGCAGATCATGATCAGCAATACCTGATTGAGATGGACGGGAACAAAACGGCTCCTTTCCTCTTCAGAGAACTCATGAACAAACTCAATACCTACATCCTCCGTCGGGCTGCCGTACCAATCCGCCTCCAGAACGCTGAGGAAGAAGACATCCCTGACGATATTGAGACAGAAGAACTTATGAGGACATTGGGCGGGACCAATTTGGTTGCCCCAAGATACAGGTGGAGGAGGAGCAAGTGGGCGAGGGCGTGTCCTGTTGAGCTCCAGAAAGGGAATGTTGTCCAGGGAAAGCCGGAATTCGCAGTTGG ATTCTTGGATAAGATCTATGTAATGTCAGGCCCTGATGCTATGGAGACCTTCTTGAAGAACCCTCGTCCATACCTAGTTAGTCCTCAGCCTAGACCTCCATGTAAGCTGTGCGTAGTAGGACCACCTCTTTCAGGGAAGACATCGCTGTGTCATCTGCTCTCTCACAAGTTCAATGCAAGG GTACTAGATGTGAATGAACTAATCAAATCACGGATGGAGTCTCACAAAGGCAAGCAGATTGAACTAGCTAAACAAGAAGCCATAGAGTCAGCTGTAGCAACAATCAAAGCCAAACtcagagaaaaggaagaaa CTGGATCGGAAGGGGATGGTCCTGATGATCACGATGATGCCCCTGAAG aagaagagaaagaagcgAAGACGTCAGATACAGAGGAGTCCAGAgcggaaggggagggggaggaggagggggcaGGGGAAGGagtaggagaagaagaagatggag AGAAATCAAGAATAAAGGCGGCTGAAGAAACTGAAGGAGAAGCTGAGGCTTcagaggagaaagaagaagaag GCGAGACCACTGCCCAGGATTCTGTTACAGGAGTGACTGAAGGAGACGGTACAGAGACCATTGCTGCGTCACAGCATCCCACCGAAGACCTGTCTACCATTACCGGGGTTGCTCCTACTGTATCACAGATATCTGAAGATGTGGATGAAAACCACCCAGAG GTGATCCAAATGGTAGAAGCTGCAGTGAAGGAAGCTGAGAAGCTCTCCTATCCCATAGGTGCTGATCAGTATGCAGACTGTGTAGAGGAAGCTGTAGTTGAGATACATAGAGAACTCAGAAAGAAAGATCCTAATGGACCTGG TGCTGGTGGATGGATCATTGATAACTTCCCTCAATCCCGGGACCACTGGACAGTCTTGCTTGACCGTGGTCTGGCCCCTGATGAGGTCATCTGCCTCAAGGACAGCAGTGAGAACGGTCTTTACCTGATGAAGCGATGGTACAGACTCAACAGAGATGAGGTGGACACCAAGGCGAGAGAGAGGAAAGAagcagaagagagagagaaacaaaggGTCTTAGACGATGCAAG TAATACATCTAGGGACACTACTGGTAGTACTGGACTCAACAG GATACAAGAGGAACTTGAGAAGGAAGAAGCGGCTAAAGCAGCAGCAGCGGCAGTAGAAGAgggtggtgatgaagatg TAGCAGCAAAAACGCAGGAAGAGAAAcctgaaggagaaaaagaagaaggagaccAAGAAGGAGAAGCAGAAGGAGAAAAGGATGGAGAGAAGGATGGAGAGGCAGCTGGAGAAGGAGGAGCAGGAGGTGGAGAGGAAGGAGAAG CTAAGActgaggaagaagaagaggaagaggataAACCTCCTCCTGTTCCTGTCCCTGAAGAAGACCCTCTTCCTCCCGATGGTCCAGAGACAAGCAAGTTCAAAGATCAGAGGAATGAGTTTGAGAGAGAGTGGCCGTCCATCCAAGCTCTACTCACAGGAACTATCAACCTTGATCCGATCCAGATAGAGATTGAGAACAAGAAGACTGAGGATATCATCAAGGAATCACATACCATGGTGGAAC TACCGTACACCTACAGACCATGGGAGTATAATAGTATTGATATGGATGAAGAGGATGAAGATGCAGCAGCTGAAGCTGATGAGGAGGGAGATGAGATGGAGGAAGAAGAG gaTGAGGAAGTCACTAAGAATAAGAAGAAGCAGTTTGGTGATACCAAGCACTTCTGTCCTGTAGCTCTGAAGGAGAAGTTTGTCCTATGGCCTAGTAACCCAGAGATAGCAGCTAAGTACAGGGAGAAGGTCTACTACTGTTCCAACCCAGAGGCTAGGGATAAGTTCATCGCTGAACCAACCACGTTTGTGGCTAAAGGAAGGCCGTTTCAG CCTCCTCCAGTTCGGCTGTTAATGCTTGGCCCCAAGGGTGCAGGCAAGTCCCTCCATGCAAGAGCTATGGCAGACAAACTAGGCCTGTTCCACATCAGCTTCAAAGATCGGCTCCAGGAACTCATCATCAAGAAGACCAAGAAGAAGATAGGACCAGAGtttgaagaggaggaggaggagccaGAAGAGGAAGAGCCAGAAGAGGAAGAGCCAGTAGAAGGACTGAAGGATGGAATACCAGTTGTATCAGAACCAAATGATG CTGCTGCTGCAGAACAGACTGAGGAGGACAATGAAGAAGGG GGAGAGGAGGAGCAGGAGGTGGAGTTGAATGAGTTTGAAGAGAACATCAAGGGTAACCTAATGGGTGATGAATCACTCAGCATAGACTCACTGGAGAAGATTATACCAGACTGGTGGAATTTAGAACCTTACAA ATCAACTGGTTTCATCTTGGAAGGGTTCCCTCGCACCTCCGAGGAAGCTCAATTCATGGCTGAAAATGGCTTTTTCCCAGACGCTGCTATCCTGCTCAATGTAGAAGATTCAGACATCACAAGCAGAATGCTCCCGCCCAAGCTGGAGAAATGGCGTAAGCGACGTGATCGCAGGGTGGCACGGAGAGAGAAGCGTAAGgccaagaagaagaaggagcGAGAGGAGGCGATCAAGAAGCGACGACAAGAACTCATCTCAGAGGCGGATGATAGGAAAGCAAAGAGACAG GCAGAGTTAAGG GCTCAGAGAGCAGCAGATAGAGACAGCGATGACTCAGAACCATCAGATGAAGAAGGGTTTGATGATGAGGAAGAGGAAGATATCGAGGCTATGCTGGCTGAAGAGTttgaagaagaggaggaagaagaggaagaggaggaggagttAGAAGAAGACGCCGTTGAGAGACTGAAGAATGAAATTGGCGAGGTGTATGATGATGATACAAGTCGCATCGCAGGCTTACAg GAAACTCTTGACGAGATCATGATCCCTCGGATGGAACTGAACGGAGGTCGCAAGCCTCACATTGTCCGCTTCACCCTTGAGCAGAGTCTGAGACCCGTCCAGGAGTTTAGAGAGAGTCTCTTTGAGAAGGTGTATCCTATCAGGGAGATGGTAGCTAGGAAGATGCTACAGATTGGTTATAAACATCAGTCAAGGTTTGGAAGATGGTGTCCTGTAAAGCTACTGGAAGGAGACTGTATACAACCAATGCAG GGTCACACCTACCCAACGTTCCCAGCAGTATACCGTCAGCACATTTACTTCATGTCTACCCCTCAAGCTAGAGAGGAGTTTGTCATGCATCCATTGAAGTATCTGAAGCAACCGTCTCCCAAGCCTGTTGTCCCTGTAAGGATGGCCATCATTGGACCACCAAAGTCTGGAAAAACTTCAT TGGCCAACCGATTTGCATCAGATTACGGTATGATGAGACTGTCTATCGGTGAAGCAGTCAGGTTTATCTTGACCCAACAACCCAAGACACAGCTAGCTAAACTTATCAATGCTCAGATCAAGAAGGGTATCCCGCTCCCTGATGAACTTGCCATACGAGCCCTAGAGGTCAATCTCCTTGATACGAGGTCATCGACCAGAGG CTACGTCCTTGATGGTTACCCAGTCTCCAAACACCAGGTTGATCTAATGACAGAGCACGGTATTATCCCAGTGGTTATTCTTGAGCTTAGTGTTGATAGCAGGGAACTCATGGTCAGAGGAATGAAAGATAGACATTCTTCAGAAAG gtTGTTACCGCTCCATGACAGCGCCCAGATCTTAGCTCTGAAGATTGCTGCCTGGCAGAAAGAGATTACTTCTGTGAGGGAGTATTATAAAGAGACTCATAAGAACTGGGTCAGTGTGACAGGAGAGAAGTCTAAGTGGTGGGTTTGGAACAGAGCTGCTGACCATTCTAAGGACAGCGTTCGTAGGATACAAGACTATCTGCAGAGGATATCAGAGG GCAAGGCAGCATCTATCGCTGACATGTGTATCACACCAAAGGAGTTCTTCTCCCGTCTTGGTGACTTTGGCCAGTACTGTCCAGTCAGCCTGGCCAAAGATGGTGAGCTGGTGGACTGCGCCGGACAGATCAACCTAGACAACGCTGCAGAATTCCGCGGTCGCTACTACAAGATGGAGAACCCTGAGAAGGTCAAGGAGTTCCTGGCCAGACCAGAACTCTATGTGCCACCTCAAGCTCCTAGAGCATTACCTCCTCCAGAGCTGCTGCCTAAGAGGAGAACAGCCATTGATGCTAAGAAGATGTTCCCTATGCAGATTGAGCTGCAGGGATACTGTCCTGTTACCTACCTGGATGGAAAGCTGAG GTATGAAGCAATCCTTCCAGGCAACCCGGATCTTATTGTGGAGTACAGGGAAAATATGTACTGCTTTGATTCTGAAGAAAAACTGCAGAAATTCATGAG GTATCCTGAGCGTTACTACAACCTGAAGTTACCTCACAAGTTACCACCCAGGAAGGACCCTCTCCTTGTGACCTCACTGCCTATGTTAGGTTATATGGAACAAACAATCTCAACTGCTATCACCAAGGCTCTTACTGCAACGGGCTGCTTCAAACCAAAGTTCCCCTTCGTCTCACCCTCAAGATCAGCGTTGCTATATCTGGCATTCCATCTCAAAG CGTACAACCCCAAGAGCTCCGACTATGTTCGCAAGAAGTACCGCAAGAAACTGGACCAGTTTGAGGAGCACTGTGAACTCATCCGTTACCTAGGCAACCAGATGGGACCACGATCTCGTAGTCCCAAAGAGCTTCCTATTGACTTTGATCACAAGATGCTTCTCTTTCTCAATCTAAAAGGACGAGAGCCTACACCATCAACATTGGTCGCTATGTAA